The following proteins are co-located in the Vigna angularis cultivar LongXiaoDou No.4 chromosome 2, ASM1680809v1, whole genome shotgun sequence genome:
- the LOC108327219 gene encoding uncharacterized protein LOC108327219, with translation MNEEVEDHDINEDYNSDELDSNVNSDEDVRLKKGNFKKYRKDDMNKNFRFELGIEFCSLKEFKNALMEHSVLNGKEVKFVNNDLNRVRAVCKNKCGFLIMASKVGGKQTFRVKTLVGRHSWGRVFGNKSANVSWIAQVLVDRFVNVANMTVNQIIDDIKKSFSVGITAWKAGKAKQIALDSFVGDGERQYGRLYDYVGELLRVKSRTFKIKVNQPQPSLPPRFGSFYMCLEGCKQGFLGSCRPFIGVDGCHLKTTYGGQLLVAVGRDPNDQYFPLAFVVVENECKESWRWFLTLLLDDIGGIDCQCWVFISDQQKLFSF, from the coding sequence AtgaatgaagaagttgaagatcATGACATCAATGAAGATTACAATAGTGATGAATTGGATTCAAATGTAAATAGTGATGAGGATGTGAGGTTGAAAAAGGGAAACTTTAAAAAGTATAGAAAAGATGATATGAACAAGAACTTCAGATTCGAATTGGGGATTGAGTTTTGTTCATTAAAGGAATTTAAAAATGCACTAATGGAACATAGTGTATTAAATGGAAAAGAGGTTAAGTTTGTGAATAATGACCTGAACAGAGTAAGGGCAGTTTGTAAAAACAAGTGTGGTTTTCTTATTATGGCTAGCAAGGTAGGAGGCAAGCAAACATTTAGGGTCAAAACCTTGGTTGGACGACACAGTTGGGGAAGGGTTTTTGGAAACAAAAGTGCAAATGTAAGCTGGATTGCACAAGTATTAGTAGACAGGTTTGTAAATGTGGCTAACATGACAGTCAATCAAATCATTGATGACATTAAGAAGTCATTCAGTGTTGGAATAACTGCTTGGAAAGCTGGAAAGGCCAAACAAATTGCTTTGGATTCTTTTGTTGGTGATGGAGAACGACAATATGGTCGTCTATATGATTATGTGGGTGAATTGCTAAGAGTGAAGTCTAGAACCtttaaaattaaagtgaatCAACCCCAACCAAGTTTGCCACCAAGATTTGGGTCATTTTATATGTGTTTAGAGGGTTGTAAGCAAGGCTTCTTAGGAAGTTGCAGGCCCTTCATAGGGGTAGATGGTTGTCATCTGAAGACAACATATGGTGGTCAGTTGTTGGTGGCAGTGGGCAGAGATCCCAATGACCAATATTTTCCACTAGCTTTTGTTGtagttgaaaatgaatgcaaagaAAGCTGGAGATGGTTTTTGACACTACTTCTGGATGATATTGGTGGCATTGATTGTCAATGTTGGGTTTTCATTTCTGATCAACaaaagttattttcattttaa